The following proteins come from a genomic window of Streptomyces sp. GS7:
- a CDS encoding multidrug effflux MFS transporter, with protein sequence MTEPGARAAASTDEPSGERADRPAIAGRVPAPAAPAALPGTRRTGLLVTLVLGGLTAVPPLSMDMYLPALPQVTAALRSPAATVQLTLTTCLAGMALGQMIVGPMSDKWGRRRPLLAGMVIYVLATALCVVATNAELLIAFRLLQGLAGAAGIVIARAVVRDLYDGVAMARFFSTLMLISGVAPVVAPLIGGQILRITDWRGVFVVLTAVGLLLTLLVWRRLHETLPPERRHPGGVGQALRTMRDLLADRVFSGYLLVGAFAFAALFAYISASPYVIQEIYGASPQTFSLLFGVNSVGLVAVGQINGKLLVGRVSLDKVLGTGLALVALAGAGLLLMSSGIFGRVGLAPMAAGLFVLMSAMGLVMPSTNAQALLRTPHAAGSASALLGTSTFLLGSVASPLVGVAGERTAVPMAVVQLSCAVLALVSFLGMCRPWQRRGDGPAHSGGERTRL encoded by the coding sequence ATGACGGAGCCCGGCGCCAGAGCCGCCGCGAGCACGGACGAACCGAGCGGCGAGCGCGCCGACCGGCCCGCCATAGCCGGGCGGGTCCCGGCACCGGCCGCACCGGCCGCCCTGCCCGGGACCCGCCGCACCGGCCTCCTCGTCACCCTCGTCCTCGGCGGTCTCACCGCCGTCCCCCCGCTCTCCATGGACATGTACCTGCCGGCGCTGCCGCAGGTCACCGCGGCCCTGCGGAGCCCGGCCGCCACCGTCCAGCTCACCCTCACCACCTGCCTGGCGGGCATGGCCCTGGGCCAGATGATCGTCGGCCCGATGAGCGACAAGTGGGGACGCCGCCGCCCGCTGCTCGCCGGCATGGTGATCTACGTCCTGGCGACCGCCCTGTGCGTCGTCGCCACCAACGCCGAACTCCTCATCGCCTTCCGCCTGTTGCAGGGCCTGGCGGGCGCCGCCGGCATCGTCATCGCGCGGGCGGTGGTGCGCGATCTCTACGACGGTGTGGCGATGGCCCGGTTCTTCTCCACCCTGATGCTGATCTCCGGGGTGGCGCCGGTCGTCGCCCCGCTCATCGGCGGCCAGATCCTGCGGATCACCGACTGGCGCGGGGTCTTCGTCGTGCTGACCGCCGTCGGGCTGCTGCTCACCCTCCTCGTATGGCGCCGGCTGCACGAGACCCTGCCGCCCGAGCGCCGGCACCCGGGCGGCGTGGGCCAGGCCCTGCGCACCATGCGCGATCTGCTCGCCGACCGGGTCTTCTCCGGCTACCTCCTCGTCGGCGCCTTCGCCTTCGCGGCGCTCTTCGCGTACATCTCCGCCTCGCCGTACGTCATCCAGGAGATCTACGGCGCCTCCCCGCAGACCTTCAGCCTGCTCTTCGGCGTCAACTCCGTCGGGCTGGTGGCGGTCGGCCAGATCAACGGCAAGCTGCTGGTCGGCCGGGTCTCCCTGGACAAGGTGCTGGGCACCGGCCTGGCGCTGGTCGCGCTCGCCGGGGCCGGCCTGCTGCTGATGTCGTCCGGGATCTTCGGCCGGGTGGGCCTGGCGCCGATGGCCGCCGGGCTGTTCGTGCTGATGTCCGCGATGGGCCTGGTCATGCCGAGCACCAACGCCCAGGCGCTGCTGCGCACCCCGCACGCGGCCGGCTCCGCCTCCGCGCTGCTGGGCACCTCCACGTTCCTGCTCGGCTCGGTGGCGTCCCCTCTGGTGGGCGTCGCGGGCGAGCGGACCGCCGTACCGATGGCCGTCGTACAGCTGTCGTGTGCCGTTCTCGCGCTCGTGAGCTTCCTGGGAATGTGCCGACCGTGGCAGCGTAGGGGGGACGGCCCCGCGCACTCCGGCGGCGAGAGGACCAGACTCTGA
- a CDS encoding serine hydrolase domain-containing protein yields the protein MERLVSGVRALPDGRPPWCAGAVVLAGRGPVVAAEAAAGWAVRYGSYDPERDRGVELPRDLWEPMRVGTVFDLASLSKLFTAIAVVQQIERGRLSLDEPAAAHLPAFAPGITVRRLLGHTSGLAPELPFHDHRERTAQLALLWAEAAAPSGGPHPVYRYSDLNLIALQLILERLTGRRLDALIRAGITGPLGMASTSYGPLGPQGVAATEDQRRPWAKADRGMVRGEVHDENAWALGGVAGHAGLFSTAQDLAVLCRALLNGGAYGTARILGPDAVASLLDPPGLGFGVDQPYFMGELAGRGAAGHTGFTGTSLVLDRATDTFLILLANTVHPRRRDGGSAPRALAATRLARAVARAG from the coding sequence ATGGAACGGCTGGTCAGCGGCGTACGGGCACTGCCCGACGGCCGTCCGCCGTGGTGCGCCGGAGCCGTGGTGCTGGCCGGCCGCGGACCGGTGGTCGCCGCCGAGGCGGCGGCCGGCTGGGCGGTGCGCTACGGCAGCTACGACCCCGAGCGGGACCGCGGCGTCGAGCTGCCCCGCGACCTGTGGGAGCCGATGCGGGTCGGCACCGTCTTCGACCTCGCCTCGCTCAGCAAGCTCTTCACCGCCATCGCCGTGGTCCAGCAGATCGAGCGCGGCCGGCTGTCCCTCGACGAGCCGGCCGCCGCGCACCTGCCCGCCTTCGCCCCCGGCATCACCGTCCGCCGGCTGCTCGGGCACACCTCGGGACTCGCCCCCGAACTCCCCTTCCACGACCACCGGGAGCGCACCGCCCAACTCGCGCTGCTGTGGGCGGAGGCCGCCGCCCCGTCCGGCGGCCCGCACCCCGTGTACCGCTACTCCGACCTGAACCTCATCGCCCTCCAGCTGATCCTGGAACGGCTCACCGGGCGCCGCCTGGACGCCCTGATCCGCGCCGGCATCACCGGCCCGCTGGGCATGGCCAGCACCTCCTACGGCCCGCTGGGGCCGCAGGGCGTGGCCGCGACCGAGGACCAGCGGCGGCCCTGGGCCAAGGCGGACCGCGGCATGGTGCGCGGCGAGGTGCACGACGAGAACGCCTGGGCGCTGGGCGGGGTCGCCGGGCACGCGGGGCTCTTCTCCACCGCCCAGGACCTGGCCGTCCTGTGCCGGGCGCTGCTCAACGGCGGCGCGTACGGCACCGCCCGGATCCTCGGCCCGGACGCGGTCGCCTCGCTGCTCGACCCACCCGGTCTCGGCTTCGGCGTCGACCAGCCGTACTTCATGGGCGAACTGGCCGGCCGGGGCGCCGCCGGGCACACCGGCTTCACCGGCACCAGCCTGGTCCTGGACCGGGCCACCGACACCTTCCTCATCCTCCTGGCCAACACCGTGCACCCGCGCCGCCGCGACGGCGGCAGCGCCCCCCGCGCGCTGGCCGCGACCCGGCTGGCCCGCGCGGTGGCGCGGGCCGGCTGA
- a CDS encoding small ribosomal subunit Rsm22 family protein, translated as MHDELRAALAGLLDGLPPKQAAQAVDRLIANYRGRTPTDAPVLRDRSDVAAYAAYRMPATFEAVRAALAAFAARVPGWSPAAHVDIGGGTGAATWATAATWDGVRSTVLDWAQPALDLGRELAAGVLPDTTWQRQVIGDALTVPDGTDLVTVSYVLGELRPEARRAVVAAAATADSVVLIEPGTPEGYLRIREAREQLIAAGLRIVAPCPHSAACPIVPGEDWCHFSVRVSRSSLHRQVKGGSLAYEDEKFSYVAATRGDAAPAAARVVRKPQLRKGQVLLELCTADDGLRRSTVTKRQGAVYRAARDAAWGDDWPPA; from the coding sequence ATGCACGACGAACTGCGCGCCGCCCTGGCCGGCCTGCTCGACGGCCTGCCGCCCAAGCAGGCCGCGCAGGCCGTGGACCGGCTGATCGCCAACTACCGGGGCCGTACCCCCACCGACGCCCCGGTGCTCCGGGACCGCAGCGACGTCGCCGCGTACGCCGCCTACCGCATGCCCGCGACCTTCGAAGCCGTACGGGCCGCGCTGGCCGCCTTCGCGGCGCGGGTCCCCGGCTGGTCCCCGGCCGCCCATGTCGACATCGGCGGCGGCACCGGCGCCGCCACCTGGGCCACCGCGGCCACCTGGGACGGCGTGCGCAGCACGGTCCTGGACTGGGCCCAGCCCGCCCTCGACCTCGGGCGCGAACTGGCCGCCGGAGTCCTGCCGGACACCACGTGGCAGCGGCAGGTCATCGGCGACGCCCTCACCGTCCCGGACGGCACCGACCTGGTGACCGTCTCCTACGTCCTGGGCGAGCTGCGCCCCGAGGCGCGCCGCGCGGTGGTCGCCGCCGCGGCCACCGCCGACTCCGTCGTGCTGATCGAACCGGGCACCCCGGAGGGCTACCTCCGCATCCGCGAGGCCCGCGAGCAGCTGATCGCCGCCGGTCTGCGCATCGTCGCGCCGTGCCCGCACAGCGCCGCCTGCCCGATCGTCCCGGGAGAAGACTGGTGCCACTTCTCCGTCCGGGTCAGCCGCTCCTCCCTGCACCGCCAGGTCAAGGGCGGCTCCCTCGCCTACGAGGACGAGAAGTTCAGCTATGTCGCCGCCACCCGCGGCGATGCCGCGCCGGCCGCCGCCCGGGTCGTCCGCAAGCCCCAACTCCGCAAGGGCCAGGTTCTGTTGGAGCTGTGCACCGCGGACGACGGCCTCCGGCGGAGCACGGTCACCAAGCGCCAGGGCGCGGTCTACCGTGCTGCCCGCGACGCGGCCTGGGGCGACGACTGGCCCCCGGCCTGA
- a CDS encoding DUF6243 family protein translates to MSKGNAGGMLGVGGTRSKLSRGALRGGTGGGRSGQGGREDPHRRELLRKMQERTQKG, encoded by the coding sequence ATGAGCAAGGGAAATGCGGGCGGCATGCTCGGTGTCGGCGGTACGCGCAGCAAGCTCTCCCGCGGCGCGCTGCGCGGCGGCACGGGCGGCGGGCGGAGCGGCCAGGGAGGCCGCGAGGACCCGCACCGCCGCGAGCTGCTACGGAAAATGCAGGAGCGGACGCAGAAAGGCTGA
- a CDS encoding TetR/AcrR family transcriptional regulator translates to MANKPAPDASRRSERSRRAIFDAALALVGEVGYEKLTIEGIASRAGVGKQTIYRWWPSKAAVLLDAFGAVVDTYDQEGLPDTGDLAADLKTVLRATADEFNDAAWQAPYRALAAAGANDEELSRTFVGRLMEPGVRVYVDRLRAAQEAGQVAADIDVRIAAEMLLSPFSQRWLMRTGELTHDYVDTLVDQVLRGLRPRD, encoded by the coding sequence ATGGCCAACAAACCAGCCCCCGACGCCTCCCGCCGCAGCGAACGCTCGCGCCGCGCGATCTTCGACGCCGCCCTCGCCCTGGTCGGCGAGGTCGGCTACGAGAAGCTCACCATCGAAGGCATCGCCTCCCGCGCGGGCGTCGGCAAGCAGACGATCTACCGTTGGTGGCCCTCCAAGGCGGCCGTCCTCCTCGACGCCTTCGGTGCGGTCGTCGACACGTACGACCAGGAGGGACTCCCCGACACCGGCGACCTCGCCGCCGACCTCAAGACCGTCCTGCGGGCCACCGCCGACGAGTTCAACGACGCGGCCTGGCAGGCCCCCTACCGCGCCCTGGCCGCGGCCGGTGCCAACGACGAGGAGCTCTCCCGCACCTTCGTCGGCCGCCTCATGGAGCCCGGCGTCCGCGTCTACGTCGACCGGCTGCGCGCCGCCCAGGAAGCCGGCCAGGTGGCCGCCGACATCGACGTCCGGATCGCCGCCGAGATGCTGCTGAGTCCCTTCTCACAGCGGTGGCTGATGCGCACCGGCGAACTGACCCACGACTACGTCGACACCCTTGTCGACCAGGTATTGCGCGGTCTGCGCCCGCGCGACTGA
- a CDS encoding bifunctional DNA primase/polymerase has translation MERKSRFSQWLRRPKSGSDGGDTDTGSAAARGRADLLLAAADAGFPVAPAAHPSGYGCSCERIGCPTPGRHPISFGWQTVATTDRDKVAAWVRTLPQANFITATGIAHDVLDVPVEAGRSALGRLDAAGVDVGPVSLSGAGFGDGRMLFFTATRGTPDDEDEWWPCELDCHPETLDEHPGLRWHCRGSYVLLPPSTLPGEQPAVTWLRGPELPLPDPLTLLESLTDACAAFIDREPDHETAAWPIGR, from the coding sequence ATGGAACGCAAGAGCAGGTTCTCCCAGTGGCTGCGCCGGCCGAAGAGCGGATCGGACGGCGGCGATACGGACACGGGATCAGCGGCTGCGCGCGGCCGTGCGGACCTGCTGCTGGCGGCGGCCGACGCGGGCTTCCCGGTCGCCCCCGCCGCCCACCCCTCCGGCTACGGCTGTTCCTGCGAGCGCATCGGCTGTCCCACCCCGGGACGGCATCCCATCTCCTTCGGCTGGCAGACCGTCGCCACCACCGACCGCGACAAGGTCGCCGCCTGGGTCCGCACCCTCCCGCAGGCCAACTTCATCACCGCCACCGGCATCGCCCACGACGTCCTCGACGTCCCCGTCGAAGCGGGCCGCAGCGCCCTCGGCCGGCTGGACGCGGCGGGCGTCGACGTCGGACCGGTCAGCCTCAGCGGCGCCGGCTTCGGGGACGGCCGGATGCTGTTCTTCACCGCCACCCGCGGCACCCCGGACGACGAGGACGAGTGGTGGCCGTGCGAACTGGACTGCCACCCCGAGACCCTCGACGAGCATCCGGGCCTGCGCTGGCACTGCCGCGGCAGCTACGTCCTCCTGCCGCCCTCGACCCTCCCGGGCGAGCAGCCCGCGGTGACCTGGCTGCGCGGCCCCGAACTCCCGCTGCCCGACCCGCTGACGCTGCTGGAATCGCTGACCGACGCCTGTGCCGCGTTCATCGACCGCGAGCCCGACCACGAGACCGCGGCCTGGCCGATCGGCCGCTGA
- a CDS encoding PhzF family phenazine biosynthesis protein has protein sequence MTDAKDVKGATAVEGAAAAAAVAGAVDVDVLRVFCGPEGAGGNLLGVVRDGAALPDRAARAALAAELGFSETVFLDDAARGTADIHTPSVRLPFAGHPLVGLAWLLRGQGRPPAVLRPPAGDVAVRYDGDLTWVRGRAEWVTHRTTERYPSAAAVDALPAPPPGEGWLYAWAWLDEPAGVVRARAFPRRGDSIVEDEATGAAALLLTHQLGRPLDIRQGAGSQIRTRTYPDGTIEVGGRVRAETA, from the coding sequence ATGACCGACGCGAAGGACGTGAAGGGCGCAACTGCCGTCGAGGGGGCCGCCGCAGCGGCAGCCGTGGCCGGTGCTGTGGACGTGGACGTGCTGCGGGTGTTCTGCGGGCCGGAGGGCGCCGGCGGCAACCTGCTGGGCGTCGTGCGCGACGGCGCCGCCCTCCCCGACCGGGCCGCACGAGCCGCCCTCGCCGCCGAACTCGGCTTCAGCGAGACGGTGTTCCTCGACGACGCCGCCCGCGGCACCGCCGACATCCACACCCCCAGTGTCCGGCTCCCCTTCGCAGGCCACCCCCTCGTCGGCCTGGCCTGGCTGCTGCGGGGCCAGGGTCGCCCGCCGGCCGTGCTGCGCCCGCCGGCCGGCGACGTCGCGGTCCGCTACGACGGGGACCTCACCTGGGTACGCGGGCGCGCCGAGTGGGTCACCCACCGGACCACCGAGCGGTACCCCTCCGCCGCGGCGGTCGACGCGCTGCCCGCGCCGCCGCCGGGGGAGGGCTGGCTCTACGCCTGGGCCTGGCTGGACGAGCCCGCGGGCGTGGTCCGCGCGCGGGCGTTCCCGCGGCGCGGGGACAGCATCGTCGAGGACGAGGCCACCGGCGCCGCGGCCCTGCTCCTGACGCATCAGCTCGGACGCCCACTGGACATCCGCCAGGGCGCCGGCTCGCAGATCCGCACGCGGACGTATCCGGACGGCACGATCGAGGTCGGCGGACGGGTGCGTGCCGAGACCGCGTAG
- a CDS encoding biliverdin-producing heme oxygenase gives MEASSPTPSVPSTPFTPFSTVIRTASHAQHTEAENSSFMGDLLGGRLGVDAYRRYTEQLWFVYRALEDASGALTADPVAGPFIRPELARTAELERDLAHLGGSSWRTGLTPLPATAAYAGRIAVCARDWPAGYVAHHYTRYLGDLSGGQIIRGTAEKTWGFARKGDGVRFYVFEEIANPAAFKREYRELLDALPVDDLEKQRVVDECRRAFALNSAVFRELGEQFPMSA, from the coding sequence TTGGAAGCGTCCAGCCCGACCCCGTCCGTGCCGTCCACGCCGTTCACGCCGTTCTCCACGGTCATCCGCACCGCGTCCCACGCACAGCACACCGAGGCCGAGAACTCCTCGTTCATGGGCGACCTCCTCGGCGGCAGGCTCGGCGTCGACGCCTACCGGCGCTACACGGAGCAGCTCTGGTTCGTCTACCGCGCGCTGGAGGACGCCTCCGGGGCCCTCACCGCCGACCCGGTCGCGGGCCCCTTCATCCGCCCGGAGCTGGCCCGCACCGCCGAGCTGGAGCGCGACCTCGCCCATCTCGGCGGCTCGTCCTGGCGGACGGGCCTTACGCCCCTGCCGGCCACCGCCGCGTACGCCGGCCGGATCGCGGTCTGCGCACGCGACTGGCCGGCCGGCTATGTCGCCCACCACTACACCCGCTATCTCGGCGACCTCTCCGGCGGCCAGATCATCCGCGGCACCGCCGAGAAGACCTGGGGCTTCGCGCGCAAGGGCGACGGCGTCCGGTTCTACGTCTTCGAGGAGATAGCCAACCCCGCCGCCTTCAAGCGCGAATACCGCGAACTCCTGGACGCCCTGCCGGTGGACGACCTGGAGAAGCAGCGGGTGGTCGACGAGTGCCGGCGCGCGTTCGCGCTGAACAGCGCGGTGTTCCGGGAGTTGGGCGAGCAGTTCCCGATGAGCGCGTAG
- the map gene encoding type I methionyl aminopeptidase, translating into MSGQSLLVPGKISPTRPVPASIPRPEYVGKAAPSPYTGPEVQDSDTVERMRIAGRIAAQAMAEAAKLIAPGVTTDELDRVAHEFMCDHGAYPSTLGYRGFPKSLCSSLNEVICHGIPDSTVLQDGDIVNLDVTAYIHGVHGDNNATYLCGDVDEESRLLVERTREALNRAIKAVRPGRQINIIGRVIESYAKRFGYGVVRDFTGHGINSSFHSGLIVPHYDSPHHATDIKPGMTFTIEPMLTLGTYEYDMWEDGWTVVTKDRKRTAQFEHTLVVTETGAEILTLP; encoded by the coding sequence ATGTCTGGCCAGTCGCTTCTTGTCCCGGGGAAGATCTCCCCCACCCGCCCCGTCCCCGCCTCGATCCCGCGCCCCGAGTACGTCGGCAAGGCCGCACCCTCCCCGTACACGGGCCCCGAGGTGCAGGACTCCGACACGGTCGAGCGGATGCGGATCGCCGGCCGGATCGCCGCGCAGGCGATGGCGGAGGCCGCCAAACTGATCGCACCGGGCGTGACGACCGATGAACTGGACCGGGTCGCCCACGAGTTCATGTGCGACCACGGCGCCTACCCCTCCACGCTCGGCTACCGCGGCTTCCCCAAGTCCCTGTGCTCCTCGCTCAACGAGGTCATCTGCCACGGCATCCCGGACTCGACCGTCCTGCAGGACGGCGACATCGTGAACCTGGACGTGACCGCGTACATCCACGGCGTGCACGGCGACAACAACGCCACCTACCTGTGCGGCGACGTGGACGAGGAGTCCCGGCTGCTGGTGGAGCGCACCCGTGAAGCGCTCAACCGCGCGATCAAGGCTGTCAGGCCGGGCCGCCAGATCAACATCATCGGCCGGGTCATCGAGTCCTACGCCAAGCGCTTCGGCTACGGCGTGGTCCGCGACTTCACCGGGCACGGCATCAACTCGTCCTTCCACTCCGGCCTGATCGTTCCGCACTACGACAGCCCGCACCACGCCACGGACATCAAGCCCGGGATGACCTTCACCATCGAGCCGATGCTGACGCTGGGCACGTACGAGTACGACATGTGGGAGGACGGCTGGACGGTGGTCACCAAGGACCGCAAGCGCACCGCGCAGTTCGAGCACACGCTGGTGGTGACGGAGACCGGGGCGGAGATCCTCACGCTGCCCTGA
- a CDS encoding dihydrodipicolinate synthase family protein — translation MALPVPLHGVIPPVCTPLDARGEVDTASLARLVEHLLDGGVHGLFALGSTSEVAYLTDRQRAVALETVVAAARGRVPVLAGVIDTTTARVLDHARAAARLGADALVATAPFYTRTHPREIAAHFRHLRTAAGLPLVAYDIPAAVHNKLTPALVRELAADGTLAGLKDSSGDDGSLRRLLVSLGGRTARPTGPAPGFAVLTGSELTADAALLAGADGVVPGLGNVDPAGYVRLYDAARAGDWPRAAAEQERLVALFAMTDAGPESEMGRSSSALGAFKAALQLLGVIDGRATALPQIPLSEEAVREVGRRLSDAGLRPAP, via the coding sequence ATGGCACTCCCCGTCCCCCTGCACGGCGTCATCCCCCCGGTCTGCACCCCGCTCGACGCGCGCGGCGAGGTCGACACCGCCTCCCTCGCCCGCCTGGTCGAGCACCTCCTCGACGGGGGCGTCCACGGCCTGTTCGCGCTCGGCTCCACCAGCGAGGTCGCTTACCTGACCGACCGTCAGCGCGCGGTCGCCCTGGAGACCGTCGTCGCGGCCGCGCGCGGCCGGGTCCCGGTGCTCGCCGGAGTCATCGACACCACCACCGCCCGCGTGCTCGACCACGCCAGGGCCGCCGCCCGGCTGGGCGCCGACGCGCTGGTCGCCACCGCCCCCTTCTACACCCGCACCCACCCCCGCGAGATCGCCGCCCACTTCCGCCACCTGCGCACCGCCGCCGGCCTGCCCCTCGTCGCGTACGACATCCCCGCGGCCGTACACAACAAGCTCACCCCGGCCCTGGTCCGCGAGCTGGCCGCGGACGGCACGCTCGCCGGGCTGAAGGACAGCAGCGGCGACGACGGCTCGCTGCGCCGGCTGCTGGTCTCCCTCGGCGGCAGAACCGCCCGCCCGACCGGCCCGGCGCCCGGCTTCGCCGTCCTCACCGGCTCCGAACTCACCGCGGACGCCGCCCTGTTGGCGGGCGCGGACGGCGTCGTCCCGGGCCTGGGCAACGTCGACCCGGCGGGCTATGTCCGCCTCTACGACGCCGCGCGGGCCGGCGACTGGCCCCGGGCCGCCGCCGAACAGGAGCGCCTGGTCGCCCTGTTCGCGATGACCGACGCCGGCCCGGAGAGCGAGATGGGCCGCAGCTCCTCGGCCCTGGGCGCCTTCAAGGCGGCGCTCCAGCTCCTCGGCGTGATCGACGGGCGCGCCACGGCGCTGCCGCAGATCCCGCTGAGCGAGGAAGCGGTGAGGGAGGTAGGACGTCGGCTGAGCGACGCGGGCCTGCGGCCGGCCCCGTAA
- a CDS encoding FadR/GntR family transcriptional regulator, whose protein sequence is MARGTMAEDVQARIKQLILRRRLTPGDPLPTEAELVAMLDVSRNSVREALKALQAMRIVEIRHGFGTYVGALSLEPFVEGVAFRAAVRHLQGEPSLYELMEVREALEAGLIGTVARDLPAADLTVLKGLVQRMAEEARGGQVQSATDRAFHLALYRSLGNHLLSEVLDAFWAALRRVREDLADDRQDPQVTYRRHQEIVDALEAGDGDRAVAAMHRHFDGIRRRLTGRERGPAS, encoded by the coding sequence ATGGCGCGAGGGACGATGGCCGAGGACGTCCAGGCGCGGATCAAGCAGCTGATCCTGCGGCGCAGGCTGACCCCGGGCGACCCGCTGCCCACCGAGGCCGAGCTGGTCGCCATGCTCGACGTCAGCCGCAACTCGGTCCGCGAGGCGCTCAAGGCCCTCCAGGCGATGCGGATCGTGGAGATCCGGCACGGCTTCGGCACCTACGTCGGCGCGCTCAGCCTGGAGCCGTTCGTCGAGGGCGTCGCCTTCCGCGCCGCGGTCCGCCACCTCCAGGGGGAGCCGAGCCTGTACGAGCTGATGGAGGTCCGGGAGGCCCTGGAGGCGGGGCTGATCGGCACCGTCGCGCGCGATCTGCCCGCCGCGGACCTGACCGTCCTCAAGGGGCTGGTGCAGCGGATGGCCGAGGAGGCGCGCGGCGGCCAGGTGCAGAGCGCCACCGACCGGGCGTTCCATCTCGCCCTGTATCGCTCGCTGGGCAACCACCTGCTGAGCGAGGTGCTGGACGCGTTCTGGGCGGCCCTGCGCCGGGTCCGCGAGGACCTGGCCGACGACCGGCAGGACCCCCAGGTGACCTACCGCCGGCACCAGGAGATCGTCGACGCGCTGGAGGCGGGCGACGGCGACCGCGCGGTGGCCGCGATGCACCGTCACTTCGACGGCATCCGCCGGCGGCTCACCGGGAGGGAGCGGGGGCCGGCGTCGTAG
- a CDS encoding sialidase family protein, translating into MPYRAGTEGYTSFRIPAVVRARSGALLAFAEGRVSSAADSGEIHLVLKRSADGGRTWGPLQCVARNGTGTAGNPAPVVLAGGRVLLVQVHSAADANEDRIRRGEVAPADGRRVWLQYSDDDGASWSAPREITDEAKQPHWRWYATGPGHALHLRHGPHAGRLVVPANHSLPPTAPGDTGTEPRYEGGHALLSDDGGATWRIGYVDHDHPGTGRIAAPNETTAAELPGGTVYVNARNAASAAWRRLDAVSTDGGERLVRPFRPQAALAGPRVQGSALYLDDRGELLFSGPAHPEARALMTLRASRDGGRTWRTAHTVSGLPAGYSDLVRLDRGSVGLLYETGDFGAYETLTFRRIPLKEPA; encoded by the coding sequence GTGCCGTACCGGGCCGGGACCGAGGGGTACACGAGCTTCCGGATCCCGGCCGTGGTGCGGGCGCGCTCGGGGGCCCTGCTCGCGTTCGCCGAGGGCCGGGTCTCCTCGGCCGCCGACTCCGGCGAGATCCACCTCGTCCTCAAGCGCTCCGCGGACGGCGGGCGCACCTGGGGCCCGCTGCAGTGCGTCGCCCGCAACGGCACCGGCACGGCCGGCAACCCCGCCCCGGTCGTGCTCGCCGGCGGCCGGGTGCTGCTCGTCCAGGTCCACAGCGCCGCCGACGCCAACGAGGACCGCATCCGCCGCGGCGAGGTCGCACCGGCCGACGGCCGCCGCGTCTGGCTCCAGTACAGCGACGACGACGGCGCGAGCTGGAGCGCTCCCCGCGAGATCACCGACGAGGCCAAGCAGCCCCATTGGCGGTGGTACGCCACCGGGCCCGGTCATGCGCTGCACCTGCGCCACGGCCCGCACGCCGGCCGGCTGGTCGTCCCCGCCAACCACTCCCTCCCGCCCACCGCCCCGGGGGACACCGGCACCGAACCCCGCTACGAGGGCGGGCACGCGCTGCTCAGCGACGACGGCGGCGCCACCTGGCGCATCGGCTACGTCGACCACGACCACCCCGGCACCGGCCGGATCGCCGCGCCCAACGAGACCACCGCCGCCGAACTCCCCGGCGGCACCGTCTATGTGAACGCCCGCAACGCGGCGAGTGCCGCCTGGCGCCGCCTCGACGCGGTCTCCACGGACGGCGGCGAGCGCCTGGTCCGCCCCTTCCGGCCCCAGGCGGCGCTGGCCGGGCCGCGGGTCCAGGGCAGCGCCCTGTACCTCGACGACCGCGGCGAACTGCTCTTCTCCGGGCCCGCGCACCCCGAGGCGCGCGCCCTGATGACCCTGCGGGCCAGCCGCGACGGCGGGCGGACCTGGCGCACCGCACACACCGTCAGCGGGCTCCCGGCCGGCTACTCCGACCTCGTACGCCTCGACCGGGGCAGCGTCGGACTCCTCTACGAGACGGGCGACTTCGGCGCGTACGAGACCCTCACCTTCCGCCGCATCCCCCTCAAGGAGCCGGCATGA